The window AGGTCCGGAAGTTATGCATATTGCTCACGTTCATGCCGATGACGCTAAACGCCACCCAGAGCAGGTCGGGGCTCGACAAGCCTCGCCAGTCGGTCGCGCCCGCGATGTAATTCCAGTCCGTGACGCTTCCTGCGGCCTCCGGAATTCCCATCATGCTCTCGCCGGTACCGAATAGGCCGTGGCCCAGGATCATGGGTCGCACGGTGGGTGAGTTGGGGTCGAGCGAAGCGCAGGGAATCGAGATCGAAAACACGGCGTCGTGAAGACCGTTTCGCACGGGAATGTCATTGGGATCGACGCTGTGTTGAGCCACGTTTCCATTGCCGGGTGCGGCGGTCAGATACAAAGGACTCTCGAACGTGCCGTCGATGCGCCGCCAGACCACGGTTCCGGGCGTGGCGCAGTTATTGGTCACGACCGAATTCGGATCGACTGTGAATCCGAGTGCGTTGGGGTCTGCTTCGATGGTCGCGACATAGGCGTAGGCGTCATCGCGCATGGCCAGCATCTGGCGGGTCAACTGGTCTTCGCTCTGTACGATGAAGTCGAACGCAAGCACGAGTTCCGATCGTGTGATGCCGTCTGCGGTCAGTACCGGGAAAATGCTGGCGTCGAAGTAGGCTCGGCGATCTTCGATCGACGAATCGCCCGTGACTACACTGTCACGTAGCTTCTGGAACGGATTCTCGGCGGTAACGGCTCCACCGCCCGTCGCCGTCAGGTTGCGCATGGCCACGATGTAGCGGCTACCCGGTGTCAGGCTCTTGCCCGGGCGCATGACCAGTGCCTGTCTCGATGGACTACCGGCCGCGCGGGCGTCCGGTTCCAGGAAGTGGAGGATGCGCTCGCCGGTGCCCGCATCGATCAGTACCGACGGACTGTTTGGATCCAGAGACGATCCGTCATACGTGCGCGAATCGACCCAGGGCGGGCCGGGCAGTACGGCGGGCGCCAGCCGGGAGGCCCCCGAAAGTGCGAGATCCACTCCCTGCGGGAAGTGCATCAAGATCTGGCTCGTCGGGCTGAAGCCGTCGAGTTCGTTGAAGGCCGTCGTGGGCAGTGAGTTGACGTTCAATTCCGGCATCCCGGCGTCGGTGAGGGCCAGCTTGAAGCCGGTCGCAGTCGCAGCGGGTGTCAGGTAATGAGTGGACGGGTAGGGCATCAGGCACTCGGTCGCGTTGAGTACCTCGCAACCGGCAAGGGATGACGAGCAGGTTGGCGAAAGGCCCGGTCCCAGAGGGGAGGCGTTCAGGTGGCGCTTGAGCACGGCCACGTCCAGAATGTCGCAGGGTCTCGGGCTGCCGATCACGGTGCAGTTGCCGGTGCCCGCGGCCGAAAGACCGGCTCCGTTCGGATCGGCAAGAGCGCTCTGAAACGTAGTGATGTCAACCAGATCCACATCGCTGTCGACATCGACGTCGCCGCAGGGATCGGCGAATGCGCTGAGCGGAAAAACGACGAGACTCAATCCCAGTAACGTGCCAAGAAGTACAGACATCCTGGCAGGATCCCCCCCGCGATGCCGGCCTGTCAAGTATCGAGAAGCGGAGCGTTTTCAAAGCCCACAAGGGGGTTGGTGCTTTACTCTGCGGGTGATCGCGAGCGAGGGCTTGGCCTTCAATAGGCTAAGCAGGGATAGGATGGCCATCGCGCTGCACATCGAGGCCCACGGATTGCAGGACTCAAGAACCGGTTGATCGGATGGATGGACGTTTGAGAGATTCGTCACGAGACCAGGGCGTCGCCGAGATCGCAGCGGCGATCACCGCAACACAAGAAGTGTCTTCCACTCGATTCGTCGCCATCGACGGACTCGGAGGATCGGGAAAATCCACACTGGTCAACTCTCTCGTTGCCTTGGAGCCTTCGTTCAAGGTTCTCAAGCTCGATGAATTCCCTTGCACACCTGAGAAGCACGCGCTTCACCCACTGGGCTGTCAGACGCGCGTAGATCTGGAGCGCTTCGTTCGAGAAGCTCTCCTCCCGCTCCGGGATGGGCGGGAGGCACGGTTTGCCACGACGTCCTGGTGGCCGCTTTCAGAATCGGGAAGCGAAACTCGCATCCAGCCAGGAGGGAATGTTCTGGTGGAGGGCTGTTACGCTCTTCATCGGAGTATCCGCGCGTACTACAACCTGGCCATCTGGATCCAGGTTGCGCCCGAGGCTGCGGTTGAACGGGCGATCCGCCGGGACGGAGAGTCCGGTAGGCAGGCCTGGGAGCAGGCCCATCACACCAATGAGGTGCGTTATCTGGCTACTCATCGGCCCGACGAGGCGGCGGATTTGATCGTCGAAAACGCAGAAGAAGAGGGGTTTCGTTTGCGGGAGCGATGAGCGATCTCGGTAGTCACCGAAGTCGCTCGCGTCGACTGTGGCGACGGCCGTCGGGAAACTCCGATCAGCTGGACAGTGAGTCGCGAAAGGCGCGTAGTGCGTCGATGGCCGAGATTACGCCGACGCACTTACCCGCTTCGTCGAGGACGGGTAGAGCGCCGAAGCGTCGTTCTAGCAGAATACCGACGGCAGCCTCGATGGGATCCTCGGCTTTGATGGTGGACACGTTCTTTTTCATCGCGTCTTCGACTTTCGATCGATTGTCGAGGATGTAGTAGTGGGCGACGTTTTCCTCGTTATCTACCCAGTCGGGCCGGCGCAGGTCGCGATCGCTGATGATCCCGACCAGTTCTTCCCGATCGTCGAACACCGGCATGTGGCGGATTCCGCGCTCGCGCATGCGATAGAAAGTCTGGCGCAAGCCATCGGTCAGGTTCGCGTAGATAACCTCGGACGTCATGTAGTCCCGGACCAGCATCTTTTCCTCCCGGTATCGCCCCGTGATCGGCGCGATCCGAATGCGGTGTACCTGCAGTTACGGCCCGACCTCGGTATTTCGAGGCCGGGCCGTTTCTGCGGATATCGACGCGCTCACGCGCCTCGATCTCGAATAGAAGTGGCCCGCCCGAACGGATGTTCGGGCGAGCCTGCATCTTGCTAGTACTTGTACTCGAGCTGGAAGGTGACTCGTGTCCAGTCCGATGCTAGGGCCCGCGTGTCGCCTACGGCGTTCGGCACTTCCGAGGTGTAGCGCGCGTACTTGGCCAGTGCCTTGATCTTCCAGGGGAGCTGCTTGACCAATACCAGATCGTACTCATGCCCAGTATCGCCGCGACTGTCTTCCTGTGAGAAGTCGTGGTAGAAGGCCTTGAAGGTCATCTTGCACGGCAGTGGCATCGACACGAACGCATACGCGTCGTTCAGGCCCTCCATCGGGGTGCTGAGGAACACGTCAGCGAAGCCGTTCCACTTGTGAAGAGTTGCCAGCGGTGTGCGGAAGGCGTCTCCATCTTCGGCACCGAGTGACTCATAGCCGACTCCGACCGTGTACTTCTTGCCAAAGGTCGCGGATACCTTCCCGTGCCAATAGTCAGCGCGGTAGCTCAGAGTGCTGCCATCTGCATCCTTTTGCTTGGCGTACTCTCCGTAGTAACCGAGGCTCAGGTCGTCACTGACAGGGAGTTTGCCTCCCAGATGGACGCCCCAGGTGTTGTTGCTGTTGTTGTTGCCGCCGGTATTGCGAAGATCCATGAAGTACGCGTAGGCACCCAGTTTGTGATTCGCGCCGAGCTTGTAGGTGGCATTGGCAAAGTGGGATCGTGAGTCGAAATCGTCATGCGCCGCGGCACCATCGTCGTCTCCGAAAATCCGGAGAACGTTGATGACGTAGGAGTAATCGAGGGTGAGATTCTCGATGCTGTTGTTGACGATCCGCAGGGCGTCGTAGGTCTGCTCGTTCTGGCGCCAGCCGACGTTTCCTACGAAGCGGAGATTATTGAGCTTGATTCGCTGCCGTCCCAGCTTCGCCGTGGTGTCGAAGCCCTTGTAGGAAATCCACATTCGGTTGAGCTCTGTGGATTCCGGGTCCGCTATTACGGTTTTCGAGGTCGGCCCGTGAATGCTGGCCGCCCGATATCCGTCGCGGTCCGCCGCCTCGGTGTGCTCCATCTCGGCGAAGGCCTGGAAGCCATTGAACACCGGCGACAACACGCCTACGCGAGCGCGAATCGTCGTGGCGTTGGACTGCTCCACATTCGTCTGCTTTCCGAATTCGTAACGAGCTCGGACGTCGAGTGTCGGCTTGGCTCCGTTCAGGATATTGCCGATGGGATCCCCGTCTTTACTTGGCGGGTCGTGAGCCCAGGCCAGTGTTGCCGGAGCGAGTAGAATTACTGCGAGTATGAAGGCCATCGCCTGGCCACACATGGGCAGGCTTCGTCGGATCGCGTCATGGTTCATGGTTGCACCCCCTTCGACAAATTTATCCGCGCGCAGGGTGTGCGCAAGACTCGTGCCAGAAAATGAGAGCGTGAGCGGGCGTTTCCGTGGACTCCATGCCTCATCGCGTCTCAGCTGCTGAGTTGAAATGTCGCATGCGAGCTGCGTGTCGCTACCGAGCGCAACGGTTCCCGTCGTCATTTCGAAGCCCGTCATTGTCGGCAG of the bacterium genome contains:
- a CDS encoding alginate export family protein, coding for MNHDAIRRSLPMCGQAMAFILAVILLAPATLAWAHDPPSKDGDPIGNILNGAKPTLDVRARYEFGKQTNVEQSNATTIRARVGVLSPVFNGFQAFAEMEHTEAADRDGYRAASIHGPTSKTVIADPESTELNRMWISYKGFDTTAKLGRQRIKLNNLRFVGNVGWRQNEQTYDALRIVNNSIENLTLDYSYVINVLRIFGDDDGAAAHDDFDSRSHFANATYKLGANHKLGAYAYFMDLRNTGGNNNSNNTWGVHLGGKLPVSDDLSLGYYGEYAKQKDADGSTLSYRADYWHGKVSATFGKKYTVGVGYESLGAEDGDAFRTPLATLHKWNGFADVFLSTPMEGLNDAYAFVSMPLPCKMTFKAFYHDFSQEDSRGDTGHEYDLVLVKQLPWKIKALAKYARYTSEVPNAVGDTRALASDWTRVTFQLEYKY
- a CDS encoding CBS domain-containing protein, producing MLVRDYMTSEVIYANLTDGLRQTFYRMRERGIRHMPVFDDREELVGIISDRDLRRPDWVDNEENVAHYYILDNRSKVEDAMKKNVSTIKAEDPIEAAVGILLERRFGALPVLDEAGKCVGVISAIDALRAFRDSLSS